The proteins below come from a single Eremothecium sinecaudum strain ATCC 58844 chromosome II, complete sequence genomic window:
- a CDS encoding uncharacterized protein (Syntenic homolog of Ashbya gossypii ADL297W; Syntenic homolog of Saccharomyces cerevisiae YBR085C-A) yields the protein MQSLYKLSNKSQFQSSESTGSTMSFLASAPVELTTVAGYNDFLRSHKSRSTSTLFSDDGSLGYVMEDGRILATITGEARHSLIGLFLSPSGNFS from the coding sequence ATGCAATCTCTATACAAGTTGAGCAATAAATCGCAATTTCAATCTAGTGAATCTACAGGGTCGACAATGTCGTTTCTAGCAAGTGCGCCTGTGGAGTTAACCACAGTTGCTGGGTATAACGATTTTTTAAGGTCACATAAATCGAGGTCCACTTCAACACTTTTTAGTGATGATGGTAGTCTGGGATATGTTATGGAGGATGGACGTATTCTTGCTACAATTACGGGAGAGGCCAGGCACTCACTAATAGGGTTGTTTTTGTCTCCTTCGGGGAACTTTTCATGA
- the RIB1 gene encoding GTP cyclohydrolase II (Syntenic homolog of Ashbya gossypii ADL296C; Syntenic homolog of Saccharomyces cerevisiae YBL033C (RIB1)), whose protein sequence is MTNHKLPKVTCIARARIPTVRGPDIFLHLYQNDVDNKEHLAIVFGEDIRSRSLFRYRANDTQHSRMVRGAYVGRLFPGRTEADRDTKLDMKLTFDASGELEVCPETTWCKKQTLVRIHSECYTGETAWSARCDCGEQFDRAGHLISVAEEDGVVGGAGHGIIVYLRQEGRGIGLGEKLKAYNLQDLGADTVQANLLLKHPADARDFSIGRAILIDLGIEEVRLLTNNPDKVREVECPPTLHCVERVPMVPLSWTTEGEGIKSPEVNNYLVTKIERMGHLLQKPLRLHRRGSAPPLEMNTLG, encoded by the coding sequence ATGACAAATCATAAGTTACCAAAGGTGACATGCATAGCAAGAGCTAGGATTCCTACAGTTCGCGGACCAGATATATTTCTACACTTATATCAGAATGATGTAGATAATAAAGAGCATTTAGCTATTGTCTTTGGCGAAGATATACGTTCGAGGTCCTTATTTAGATATCGTGCCAATGACACACAGCATAGCCGGATGGTTCGGGGCGCATATGTTGGGAGACTATTCCCAGGCCGCACAGAAGCGGATAGAGACACTAAACTTGACATGAAACTTACATTTGACGCTTCTGGGGAATTAGAGGTATGCCCAGAGACTACATGGTGTAAAAAGCAGACACTTGTGAGAATCCATTCTGAGTGCTACACTGGGGAAACGGCGTGGAGCGCGCGGTGTGATTGTGGCGAACAGTTTGATCGTGCAGGGCATCTCATATCTGTTGCCGAAGAGGATGGTGTTGTGGGCGGCGCCGGCCATGGGATTATCGTTTATCTCCGACAGGAAGGGCGTGGAATTGGACTTGGGGAAAAACTTAAGGCCTACAATTTGCAGGATTTGGGTGCGGATACCGTGCAGGCGAATTTACTCCTAAAGCATCCTGCTGACGCACGTGACTTTTCGATTGGAAGGGCAATTCTTATAGACTTGGGCATTGAGGAGGTACGGCTTCTCACCAATAACCCCGATAAGGTACGCGAAGTCGAATGTCCTCCAACCTTGCATTGTGTGGAAAGGGTTCCGATGGTGCCGTTATCATGGACTACCGAGGGCGAGGGTATTAAGTCACCCGAGGTGAACAATTATCTAGTAACGAAGATAGAAAGAATGGGTCACTTATTGCAAAAGCCCCTAAGATTGCATAGGCGCGGATCCGCTCCGCCGCTGGAAATGAACACCCTGGGTTAA